The Alkalibacter rhizosphaerae genomic sequence CTTGAGTAACAGGTGCTCCACCAACGATGACGGTGAATCCGGCATCTTTCAGCGCCAAAGAAGTTTCCTTCAGTGCAGGCATGGTGGTGGTCAACAATCCGGAAGCGGCAACGATGACTGCGTTGTTTTCTTTTGCAACTTCAACAAATTTTGCAGCAGGTACGTCTACACCAAGGTCGATCATGGTGAATCCGGCGCTCTCCAGCATCATGCTTACCAGGTTTTTGCCGATATCATGAAGGTCTCCGGCTACCGTTCCGATAACGCAGGTTCCCAACGATGTGGAAGCGTCTCCGGCCAACAACGGCTTGAGTACGTCTACACCCTTGCTCATGGCTTTTGCAGAAATCAGCATTTCCGGTACGAAGATCTCGCCGGCGGAGAATTTGTCTCCAACGATTCCCATGGACTCGATCATGGCATCCAGAATCTCTTTCGGCTGTGCGCCTCCGTCCAATGCTTCCTGGACCAATCCTGCTACTACTTTGGTTTTACCCTTTGCTACCATTTCTTGAACTTCTTGAATTTTTGACATGTACTGTTCCTCCTCGTAGTGTTGTTATATTGTTTGTTT encodes the following:
- a CDS encoding corrinoid protein, with amino-acid sequence MSKIQEVQEMVAKGKTKVVAGLVQEALDGGAQPKEILDAMIESMGIVGDKFSAGEIFVPEMLISAKAMSKGVDVLKPLLAGDASTSLGTCVIGTVAGDLHDIGKNLVSMMLESAGFTMIDLGVDVPAAKFVEVAKENNAVIVAASGLLTTTMPALKETSLALKDAGFTVIVGGAPVTQAYATEIKADGYAPDAGSAVTKAKELVK